A genomic segment from Bradyrhizobium sp. CB1015 encodes:
- a CDS encoding TRAP transporter small permease subunit, with translation MRPLLAISTAIDWLNEKIGSICNILVLAACLVSAANAMIRYAFSYSSNSWLETQWYMFAVVVMFGASYTFKRNEHVRVEILYLMLSERGQLWLDLIGTLVFLVPACLLLSYLSWSMFYNSFVIGEMSNNAGGLLRWPIKFVLPAGFFMVALQGISEVIKRAAALRGEVTIDAKYERPTQ, from the coding sequence ATGCGCCCATTGTTGGCGATAAGTACGGCGATCGACTGGCTGAACGAAAAGATCGGTAGCATCTGCAATATTCTGGTGCTCGCAGCCTGCCTGGTCAGCGCTGCCAATGCGATGATCCGCTACGCCTTCAGCTACAGCTCGAACAGCTGGCTCGAAACGCAGTGGTACATGTTCGCCGTCGTCGTGATGTTCGGCGCATCCTACACCTTCAAGCGCAACGAGCACGTCCGCGTCGAGATCCTTTATCTCATGCTCTCCGAACGCGGCCAGCTCTGGCTGGACCTGATCGGGACATTGGTCTTCCTGGTCCCGGCCTGCCTGCTGCTCAGCTACCTGTCATGGTCTATGTTCTACAATTCGTTCGTCATCGGCGAAATGTCCAACAATGCCGGCGGCCTGCTGCGCTGGCCGATCAAGTTTGTCCTGCCGGCCGGATTCTTCATGGTGGCTTTGCAAGGTATCTCGGAGGTCATCAAGCGCGCCGCCGCCTTGCGCGGTGAAGTCACCATCGATGCGAAATACGAGCGGCCGACCCAATGA
- a CDS encoding MarR family winged helix-turn-helix transcriptional regulator, whose translation MRLAIEIVQLLIQSADTWLFEETFSGLSDREWMALRFLARANRFSRTPTALASFLGTTRSVASQIAAVLQSKGLMVRKPSAEDKRSIALCITGEGERFLERDPINALRDQLVSLDLPDQSRLRDTLRRVLDGLDAVKRRHRADVCSRCVFLIENGVGKDRSFKCRLFRKPIRERETTLLCTYFEGRS comes from the coding sequence ATGCGACTGGCAATTGAAATCGTTCAACTCCTGATACAATCGGCCGACACCTGGCTTTTTGAAGAGACTTTCTCAGGTCTGAGCGATCGGGAATGGATGGCGTTGCGCTTTCTCGCCCGCGCAAACAGGTTCTCGCGGACGCCGACTGCTCTTGCGAGCTTTCTTGGCACGACCCGCAGTGTCGCATCGCAGATTGCCGCCGTGCTGCAGAGCAAGGGATTGATGGTCCGCAAACCGTCAGCTGAGGACAAGCGCTCGATTGCGCTGTGCATCACGGGCGAAGGGGAGAGGTTTCTGGAGCGTGACCCAATCAACGCCCTGCGGGATCAACTCGTGTCCCTCGATCTCCCCGATCAATCGCGCTTGCGCGATACGCTCCGCCGCGTCCTGGACGGGCTCGATGCTGTCAAGCGCCGTCACCGGGCCGACGTTTGCAGCCGATGCGTGTTCCTGATCGAGAACGGAGTGGGGAAGGACCGTAGCTTCAAGTGCCGGCTCTTTCGGAAACCCATCAGGGAAAGGGAGACGACCTTGCTGTGCACCTATTTCGAGGGGCGGAGCTAG
- a CDS encoding response regulator transcription factor, whose product MRLLIVEDNAELSRLVAAGLSTAGYESDIVGSAAEAREAVSSVSYAAMILDLGLPDGDGLSVLRELRLKMEPLPVLVLTARGGLQDRVTGLRSGADDYLVKPFAMEELVARLEAILRRPGQLLGRSLTLANLVYDTESRQIFVDDQPRIISARETSVLEILLRRQGRVVPKKNVEDHIFGLEGDVASNAVEVYVSRLRKQLAEHGAKVVIHTIRGVGYLMTEEK is encoded by the coding sequence ATGCGCCTTCTGATCGTTGAGGACAATGCAGAACTGTCGCGGCTCGTTGCCGCTGGGCTGTCGACGGCCGGCTATGAGAGCGACATCGTCGGCAGCGCGGCCGAGGCGCGGGAGGCAGTGAGCAGCGTCAGCTACGCCGCGATGATCCTCGACCTCGGTCTGCCCGACGGTGACGGCCTGTCGGTGCTGCGCGAGCTGCGCCTCAAGATGGAGCCGCTGCCGGTGCTGGTGCTGACCGCGCGCGGCGGCTTGCAGGACCGCGTCACCGGCCTGCGCAGCGGCGCCGACGACTATCTCGTAAAACCGTTTGCGATGGAGGAGCTGGTGGCGCGGCTGGAGGCCATCCTGCGCCGCCCCGGCCAGTTGCTCGGCCGCTCGCTCACTCTCGCCAACCTCGTCTACGACACCGAGAGCCGCCAGATCTTCGTCGACGACCAGCCGCGCATCATCTCCGCGCGCGAGACCTCGGTGCTCGAGATCCTGCTGCGCCGGCAGGGGCGGGTGGTGCCGAAGAAGAACGTCGAGGACCACATCTTCGGCCTCGAAGGCGACGTCGCCTCCAACGCGGTCGAGGTCTACGTCTCGCGGCTGCGCAAGCAGCTGGCCGAGCACGGCGCCAAGGTCGTGATCCATACCATCCGTGGCGTCGGCTATCTCATGACAGAGGAGAAATAG
- a CDS encoding ATP-binding protein, whose amino-acid sequence MAATGRAGSLTFKSLISRIVFLHIVAVAVVAIFLPLVLFWLLNSEIDQLHRDAMRAQAEVLAERIGAQPDGTLTFNLPDSLKGLYSDAYGRYQFDIRDADGQLLFSSHRRSAATAPSRFSGTISGASVTRDVAGKTVRIQVAEDLAHRDVIIDDIVSNFFRRVGWITIPILLVLLAIDIIIFRRAIAPLWKASQEASNIGPARTDIRLPTEQIPREIVPLVTAVNQALDRLEAGFRVQRQFTADAAHQLRTPLAILRTRIETLGDGAERQALHADIEAMSRIVAQLLEIAELDALVLDPGETADLRAVCAEVVGSIAPFAIAQRKDIALKGTDAPVLIHGNSEMLQRAVFNLAENAIKFTAEGTTVDVEVGEDGSVRVRDSGPGIAEAERELIFQRFWRADRRRSDGAGLGLSIVRAVADDHAATVAVQNLPGGGAEFTLRFRLADAPKPVEKNWRGSDAAPSPLVGEGGAPR is encoded by the coding sequence GTGGCCGCCACGGGCCGTGCCGGATCGCTGACGTTCAAGTCGCTGATCTCGCGCATCGTGTTCCTGCACATCGTCGCGGTGGCGGTGGTTGCCATCTTCCTGCCGCTGGTGTTGTTCTGGCTGCTCAACTCCGAGATTGACCAGCTGCATCGCGATGCCATGCGCGCGCAGGCCGAGGTGCTTGCGGAGCGCATCGGCGCGCAGCCGGACGGCACGTTGACCTTCAACCTGCCCGACAGCCTCAAGGGACTCTATTCGGACGCCTACGGACGCTATCAGTTCGATATTCGCGATGCTGACGGGCAGTTGCTGTTCTCCTCCCACCGACGCTCCGCCGCGACGGCGCCCTCCCGCTTCTCCGGCACCATCTCCGGCGCCAGCGTCACGCGAGACGTTGCCGGCAAAACGGTGCGCATCCAGGTCGCCGAGGACCTCGCGCACCGGGACGTCATCATCGATGATATCGTTTCGAACTTTTTCCGGCGGGTCGGGTGGATCACCATCCCGATCCTCCTGGTCCTGCTTGCCATCGACATCATCATCTTCCGCCGCGCGATTGCGCCGTTGTGGAAGGCCTCTCAGGAAGCCAGCAACATCGGCCCGGCCCGCACCGACATTCGCCTGCCGACCGAGCAGATTCCCCGCGAGATCGTACCGCTCGTCACCGCCGTGAACCAGGCGCTGGACCGCCTCGAGGCCGGCTTTCGCGTGCAGCGGCAGTTCACGGCGGATGCCGCGCATCAATTGCGCACGCCGCTCGCAATCCTGCGTACGCGGATCGAGACGCTTGGTGACGGCGCCGAACGGCAGGCGCTGCATGCCGACATCGAGGCCATGAGCCGGATCGTCGCCCAGCTGCTGGAGATTGCCGAGCTCGACGCCCTTGTGCTCGATCCCGGGGAGACCGCGGATTTGCGCGCCGTCTGTGCCGAGGTGGTCGGCTCGATCGCCCCGTTCGCGATCGCGCAACGCAAGGACATCGCGCTGAAGGGCACTGATGCGCCGGTGCTGATCCACGGCAATTCGGAGATGCTGCAGCGCGCGGTCTTCAATCTCGCCGAAAACGCCATCAAGTTCACGGCGGAGGGCACCACCGTCGACGTCGAGGTGGGCGAGGACGGCTCGGTGCGCGTGCGCGATTCCGGACCCGGCATCGCGGAGGCCGAGCGCGAGCTGATCTTCCAGCGCTTCTGGCGCGCCGATCGCCGGCGCAGCGACGGCGCGGGATTGGGCCTCTCGATCGTGCGCGCCGTGGCGGATGATCACGCCGCCACGGTCGCGGTGCAGAACCTCCCCGGCGGCGGTGCGGAGTTCACACTGCGGTTTCGGCTGGCGGATGCGCCAAAGCCTGTTGAGAAGAACTGGCGCGGCAGTGACGCTGCACCCTCTCCCCTTGTGGGAGAGGGTGGCGCACCGCGTTAG
- a CDS encoding M20/M25/M40 family metallo-hydrolase: MPRSHPASTFLGPLIASLWLACAATLVHAGPVADVHMLAQKEQQPLLDTLRDLVNIESGSKDIEGLNQIAERVAGQLKQLGGTVEILQPTDIYRLDDTPEKIGPAVHAVFKGTGTRKIMLIAHMDTVYLKGMLKDQPFRIDGDKAYGLGIADDKQGVALILHTVALLQKLNFRDYGTLTVLTNGDEEISSPGWRSTITKLASDQDVVFSFEGGGTDGTLRLATSGIGSAYLSVQGKSSHAGARPEGGVNALYELSHQVLQMKDLSKPEQGLKLNWTVSKSGTNRNVIPAEATAQADARALKVSDFDELQKALQDKIKNRLLPDSRVDLKFEVRRPPLEASEASRRVAAYGKMIYGEIGLTLKVDEKATGGGTDAAFAALQSKGAVVEGMGLSGFGAHSNDAEYVQVDSIVPRLYLATRMIMDLSTGKLK, from the coding sequence ATGCCCCGATCGCACCCCGCTTCCACGTTCCTTGGCCCGTTGATCGCCTCACTCTGGCTGGCTTGTGCCGCAACGCTGGTGCACGCCGGGCCGGTCGCCGACGTCCATATGCTGGCGCAAAAGGAGCAGCAGCCGCTGCTCGACACGTTGCGCGATCTCGTCAACATCGAATCCGGCAGCAAGGACATCGAAGGCCTGAACCAGATCGCCGAGCGCGTTGCCGGTCAGCTCAAGCAGCTCGGCGGCACGGTGGAGATCCTGCAACCCACCGACATTTATCGCCTCGACGACACCCCTGAGAAGATCGGACCGGCCGTCCACGCCGTGTTCAAGGGCACGGGGACGAGGAAGATCATGCTGATTGCCCATATGGACACGGTGTACCTGAAGGGCATGCTGAAGGACCAGCCGTTCCGCATCGACGGCGACAAGGCTTACGGCCTCGGTATCGCCGACGACAAGCAGGGCGTCGCGCTCATTCTCCATACCGTGGCATTGCTGCAGAAGCTGAACTTCAGGGATTACGGCACTCTCACGGTGCTCACGAACGGCGACGAGGAGATCTCCTCGCCCGGCTGGCGCAGCACCATCACCAAGCTCGCATCGGATCAGGACGTGGTGTTCTCGTTCGAGGGCGGCGGCACCGACGGCACGCTGCGCCTCGCCACCAGCGGCATCGGCTCGGCCTATCTCAGCGTGCAGGGCAAGTCGTCACATGCCGGCGCACGGCCCGAGGGTGGCGTGAATGCGCTGTACGAGCTCTCGCACCAGGTGCTGCAGATGAAGGACTTGTCCAAGCCCGAGCAGGGCCTGAAGCTGAACTGGACGGTGTCCAAATCAGGCACCAACCGCAATGTTATTCCTGCCGAGGCCACGGCCCAGGCCGACGCACGCGCGCTCAAGGTGTCCGACTTCGACGAGCTGCAGAAGGCGCTGCAGGACAAGATCAAGAATCGCCTGCTGCCCGATTCCAGGGTCGACCTGAAGTTCGAGGTGCGCCGCCCGCCACTGGAAGCCAGCGAGGCCTCGCGCCGCGTGGCGGCCTATGGCAAGATGATCTATGGGGAGATCGGACTGACCCTCAAGGTCGACGAGAAGGCGACCGGCGGCGGCACCGACGCGGCTTTTGCCGCGCTGCAGTCCAAAGGAGCCGTGGTGGAAGGCATGGGCCTGTCCGGCTTCGGCGCACACTCCAACGATGCCGAATATGTGCAGGTCGACAGCATCGTGCCGCGGCTGTATCTGGCGACGCGCATGATCATGGATCTGTCCACGGGCAAGCTGAAATAG
- a CDS encoding TRAP transporter large permease subunit, whose product MTAFLIANMAPIMFASLVVMLLLGYPAAFSLGAVGLFYAIIGVELGQFHPDFLQALPERVYGVMNNDTLLAIPFFTFMGLVLERSGMAEDLLDTIGQLFGTIRGGLAYAVIFVGALLAATTGVVAASVISMGLISLPIMLRYGYDRRVAAGVIAASGTLAQIIPPSLVLIVMADQLGKSVGDMYEGAFVPGLVLAGLYAGYAFLVSIVFPKATPGLPKEAIGFREEDGGRGLVSLGMLFLASCVFGWFMMRNSSVHGADYVVLSMFYGIIFAFVVAVLNWVIDKLTGFRFLSKMAQQTTFVMVPPLFLIFLVLGTIFIGIATPTEGGAMGAAGALILGAAKRRLSWDLIRQATESTAKLSAFVVFILVGARVFSLTFYGVNGHVWVEHLLTSLPGGQIGFLIFVNAFVFVLAFFLDFFELAFIVIPLLGPAAEHLGIDLIWFGVILGVNMQTSFMHPPFGFALFYLRSVAPKERYTDRVTGKRMDPVTTGQIYWGAVPFVVIQVIMVGLVIAFPSMVMHYKGVQTNIDPSTIKIEVPQIELPPLDLGPPQK is encoded by the coding sequence ATGACCGCATTCCTCATCGCCAATATGGCGCCCATCATGTTCGCGTCGCTGGTCGTCATGCTGCTGCTTGGCTATCCCGCGGCATTCTCGCTCGGCGCCGTCGGCCTGTTCTACGCCATCATCGGCGTCGAGCTCGGCCAGTTCCACCCCGACTTCCTCCAGGCCTTGCCGGAGCGGGTCTACGGCGTGATGAACAACGACACGCTGCTCGCCATCCCCTTCTTCACCTTCATGGGGCTGGTGCTGGAGCGGTCGGGCATGGCCGAGGACCTGCTCGACACGATCGGCCAATTGTTCGGCACCATCCGCGGCGGCCTTGCCTATGCCGTGATTTTCGTCGGCGCGCTGCTCGCGGCGACGACGGGCGTGGTCGCGGCGTCCGTGATCTCGATGGGCTTGATCTCGCTGCCGATCATGCTGCGCTATGGCTATGACCGCCGCGTGGCCGCCGGTGTCATCGCCGCGTCCGGCACGCTCGCGCAGATCATTCCGCCTTCGCTCGTCCTGATCGTGATGGCCGACCAGCTCGGCAAGTCCGTCGGCGACATGTACGAGGGCGCCTTCGTCCCGGGCCTCGTGCTCGCGGGCCTCTATGCCGGTTACGCCTTCCTTGTGAGCATTGTTTTCCCGAAAGCCACGCCGGGCCTGCCGAAGGAGGCAATCGGCTTCCGCGAGGAGGATGGCGGCCGCGGCCTCGTTTCGCTCGGCATGCTGTTCCTCGCAAGCTGCGTGTTCGGATGGTTCATGATGCGCAATTCGAGCGTACATGGCGCCGATTACGTCGTGCTCAGCATGTTCTACGGCATCATCTTCGCGTTCGTCGTCGCCGTGCTGAACTGGGTCATCGACAAGCTCACCGGCTTCCGATTCCTGTCCAAGATGGCGCAGCAGACCACCTTCGTCATGGTGCCGCCGCTGTTCCTGATCTTCCTGGTGCTGGGCACGATCTTCATCGGCATTGCGACGCCGACCGAAGGCGGCGCCATGGGTGCCGCCGGCGCCCTCATCCTCGGCGCCGCCAAGCGGCGGCTGAGCTGGGACCTGATCCGGCAGGCCACCGAATCGACCGCCAAGCTCTCGGCCTTCGTCGTGTTCATCCTGGTCGGCGCCCGCGTGTTCTCGCTGACCTTCTACGGCGTCAACGGGCACGTCTGGGTCGAGCACCTGCTCACGTCGCTGCCCGGCGGCCAGATCGGCTTCCTGATCTTCGTCAACGCCTTTGTCTTCGTGCTGGCCTTCTTCCTCGATTTCTTCGAGCTGGCCTTCATCGTGATCCCGCTGCTCGGACCGGCGGCCGAGCACCTCGGCATCGACCTGATCTGGTTCGGCGTCATTCTCGGCGTCAACATGCAGACCTCGTTCATGCATCCTCCGTTCGGCTTCGCCCTGTTCTATCTCAGGTCCGTCGCGCCGAAGGAGCGATACACCGATCGCGTCACCGGCAAGCGGATGGACCCCGTCACCACGGGCCAGATCTATTGGGGCGCGGTGCCCTTCGTCGTCATCCAGGTCATCATGGTCGGCCTCGTGATCGCGTTCCCGTCGATGGTGATGCACTACAAGGGTGTGCAGACGAACATCGATCCCAGCACGATCAAGATCGAGGTGCCGCAGATCGAGCTGCCGCCGCTGGATCTCGGCCCGCCGCAGAAGTAG